A single genomic interval of Lactococcus sp. S-13 harbors:
- the pnuC gene encoding nicotinamide riboside transporter PnuC — MTKDSWLFKQLFANWKRFEVTYILILLLLQVVVYIIAPDSLIGMVSGLFGVLCLIYGMKGRKINFAFGLVQTIAMTLIAYQTHSWMSFVMGIFYVLSQPVGWFFWGQDDAIHEFQPKTRRLIFVGAFVAWLIVWAIDAALQGQLPYFDALNLIIPLIAQVLYILKYKENWSLWIVVNTAAVIYWTVLTVQFVMGFNTQGQLGMYLSQVALQGALLFNAIYANRVWASGEADNEGGAK; from the coding sequence ATGACAAAAGATTCATGGCTTTTTAAGCAACTTTTTGCAAATTGGAAAAGATTCGAAGTCACTTATATTCTGATTTTATTGTTACTTCAAGTAGTGGTTTATATCATTGCTCCAGATTCTTTGATTGGGATGGTTTCGGGTCTTTTTGGAGTGCTTTGTTTGATTTATGGGATGAAAGGACGTAAAATTAATTTTGCCTTTGGACTTGTTCAGACGATTGCAATGACCTTGATTGCTTATCAGACACATTCTTGGATGAGTTTTGTTATGGGAATTTTCTATGTCTTATCGCAACCTGTGGGCTGGTTTTTCTGGGGACAAGATGATGCTATTCATGAATTTCAGCCTAAAACCCGTCGTTTAATTTTTGTTGGAGCTTTTGTTGCTTGGCTGATTGTCTGGGCAATTGATGCAGCATTGCAAGGACAGCTACCTTATTTTGACGCTTTAAATCTCATTATTCCTTTGATTGCTCAAGTACTTTATATCTTAAAATACAAAGAAAATTGGTCGCTTTGGATTGTTGTCAATACAGCAGCAGTGATTTATTGGACGGTTTTGACCGTACAGTTTGTGATGGGATTCAACACTCAAGGTCAGCTGGGAATGTATCTCTCGCAAGTCGCTTTGCAAGGGGCTCTCTTGTTTAATGCAATTTATGCCAATCGTGTTTGGGCAAGTGGGGAAGCCGACAATGAAGGTGGAGCGAAATAG